In Phocoena phocoena chromosome 11, mPhoPho1.1, whole genome shotgun sequence, one DNA window encodes the following:
- the CYP27B1 gene encoding 25-hydroxyvitamin D-1 alpha hydroxylase, mitochondrial — translation MTQTLKLASRVFHRVRCPPELGASLGSRGSESAPRGLADIPGPSTLGFLAELFCKGGLSRLHELQVQGAARFGPVWLASFGTVRTVYVATPTLVEQLLRQEGPWPERCSFSPWAEHRRRRQRACGLLTAEGEEWQRLRSLLAPLLLRPQAAARYAGTLHDVVGDLVRRLRRQRGLDAGPPALVRDVAGEFYKFGLEGIAAVLLGSRLGCLEAEVPPDTETFIRAVRSVFVSTLLTMAMPGWLHRLVPGPWGRLCRDWDQMFAFAQQHVERREAEVAMRSQGKSEGDTGFGAHLTYFLFREELPAPSILGNVTELLLAGVDTVSNTLSWALYELSRHPEVQTALHSEITAALGPGSSAHPSATALSQMPLLKAVIKEVLRLYPVVPGNSRVPDKDICVGEYIIPKNTLVTLCHYATSRDPAQFPEPNSFRPARWLGDGPASHPFASLPFGFGKRSCMGRRLAELELQMALAQILIHFEVQPEPGAAPVRPMTRTVLVPERSINLQFVDR, via the exons ATGACCCAGACCCTCAAGCTCGCTTCCAGAGTGTTCCATCGCGTCCGCTGCCCTCCTGAGCTGGGCGCCTCACTGGGCTCCAGAGGCTCGGAGTCAGCGCCCCGGGGCTTGGCGGACATCCCAGGCCCCTCCACGCTGGGCTTCCTTGCTGAACTTTTCTGCAAGGGGGGACTGTCACGGCTACACGAGCTTCAG GTGCAGGGCGCCGCGCGCTTTGGGCCGGTGTGGTTGGCCAGCTTCGGGACGGTGCGCACTGTGTACGTGGCGACCCCTACACTCGTCGAGCAGCTGCTACGACAGGAGGGACCCTGGCCCGAACGCTGCAGCTTCTCACCCTGGGCGGAGCACCGTCGCCGCCGCCAGCGGGCTTGCGGACTGCTCACCGC GGAAGGCGAAGAATGGCAGAGGCTCCGCAGCCTCCTGGCCCCGCTCCTCCTCCGGCCTCAGGCGGCCGCCCGCTATGCCGGGACCCTGCACGACGTGGTCGGTGACCTTGTGAGGCGACTGCGGCGCCAGCGGGGACTGGACGCTGGGCCGCCCGCCCTGGTTCGAGACGTGGCAGGAGAGTTTTACAAGTTTGGACTAGAAG GCATCGCTGCGGTGCTGCTGGGTTCCCGCCTCGGCTGCCTGGAGGCCGAAGTGCCGCCAGACACAGAGACCTTCATCCGCGCGGTGAGATCGGTGTTTGTGTCCACACTGTTGACCATGGCGATGCCCGGTTGGCTGCACCGCCTCGTGCCCGGACCCTGGGGCCGCCTCTGCCGAGACTGGGACCAGATGTTTGCATTTG CCCAGCAGCACGTGGAGCGGCGAGAGGCCGAAGTAGCCATGAGGAGCCAGGGAAAGTCTGAGGGGGACACGGGATTTGGGGCGCACCTGACCTACTTCCTGTTCCGGGAAGAGTTGCCTGCCCCGTCCATCCTAGGGAATGTGACAGAGCTGCTGCTAGCTGGAGTGGACACG GTGTCCAACACGCTCTCCTGGGCTCTGTATGAACTCTCTCGTCACCCCGAAGTCCAGACGGCACTCCATTCTGAGATCACAGCTGCCCTGGGCCCCGGCTCCAGTGCCCACCCCTCAGCCACTGCTCTGTCGCAAATGCCCCTGCTGAAGGCTGTGATCAAGGAAGTGCTAAG ACTGTACCCTGTGGTACCTGGAAATTCCCGTGTCCCAGACAAAGACATTTGTGTGGGTGAATATATTATCCCCAAAAAT ACGCTGGTCACCCTGTGTCACTATGCCACTTCAAGGGATCCCGCCCAGTTCCCAGAGCCAAATTCTTTTCGTCCAGCTCGCTGGCTAGGGGATGGCCCAGCCTCCCACCCATTTGCCTCTCTCCCCTTTGGCTTTGGCAAGCGCAGCTGCATGGGGAGACGCCTGGCAGAGCTTGAGCTGCAAATGGCTTTGGCCCAG ATCTTGATCCACTTTGAGGTGCAGCCTGAGCCAGGTGCTGCCCCAGTCAGACCCATGACCCGGACTGTCCTGGTACCTGAGAGAAGCATCAACCTACAGTTTGTGGACAGATAG